A single genomic interval of Solimonas sp. K1W22B-7 harbors:
- a CDS encoding carboxymuconolactone decarboxylase family protein has protein sequence MARIDVTDDLGSWMQLQPDMGSGLVAFSEAVYGKARLPLREREIARRRIAEINQCEVCLNARQAQGPAQGIDEVLYAQVDDWRNAPGFSARERLAAEFAERFALDHVLLRADDEFWQRFRAAYSDAEIVELTLSVALWLGAGRAMRVLDVGQSCALTLQSPAM, from the coding sequence ATGGCACGCATCGACGTCACCGACGATCTTGGCAGCTGGATGCAGCTGCAGCCGGACATGGGCTCAGGCCTGGTCGCGTTCAGCGAGGCGGTCTACGGCAAGGCGCGGCTGCCGCTGCGCGAACGCGAGATCGCGCGCCGGCGCATCGCCGAGATCAACCAGTGCGAGGTCTGCCTCAATGCGCGGCAGGCGCAAGGGCCGGCGCAGGGCATCGATGAGGTGCTGTACGCGCAGGTGGACGACTGGCGCAACGCCCCCGGTTTCTCGGCGCGCGAGCGCCTGGCCGCGGAGTTCGCCGAACGCTTCGCGCTGGACCACGTGCTGCTGCGTGCCGACGACGAGTTCTGGCAGCGCTTCCGCGCGGCCTACTCCGATGCCGAGATCGTGGAGCTGACCCTGTCGGTGGCACTGTGGCTGGGCGCCGGGCGGGCGATGCGGGTGCTGGACGTGGGGCAGAGCTGCGCACTGACCTTGCAGTCGCCGGCGATGTAA
- a CDS encoding adenylate/guanylate cyclase domain-containing protein, whose product MTSIQTAYLVVGIIAAGMGVIVLMSDPRSGASRALAIAMLLMGLRLGLSLFEDQGGTAWKLQAAVLARLLEAANILTGIEWARRIALQAAARLQRTIQVLFRVSQLLGVIYGAMTLGYIALAPEAALHDVPGVMRLSGLEWAVFTPVLGSSILLSGIAIVMLLAVSDDPAECGRLRALVLSTPFLLSGLALAERFVPISIAVGLLIFLGGSVRYYIVLAQRGQFMSQFLSPQVARMVNLQGMGQAMRRERRQISVVVCDLRGFTRFAAERVSDEVMDLLQRFYQVAGEVAARHGGTVKDHAGDGLLILVGAPLPVQDHAQAAARLALELMRETLPLMRREGELGLGIGIATGHLTVGAIQGAGRLEYVAVGNAVNLAARLCQRAESGEVLCDHRTQEALIDLPGLAALTREPEQFKGFDTPLPVYALAAS is encoded by the coding sequence ATGACCAGCATCCAGACCGCGTATCTCGTCGTCGGCATCATCGCCGCGGGCATGGGCGTGATCGTGCTGATGAGCGATCCGCGCAGCGGCGCCAGCCGGGCGCTGGCCATCGCCATGCTGCTGATGGGGTTGCGCCTCGGCCTGAGCCTGTTCGAAGACCAGGGCGGCACGGCCTGGAAACTGCAGGCGGCGGTGCTGGCGCGGCTGCTGGAAGCCGCCAACATCCTCACCGGCATCGAGTGGGCGCGGCGCATCGCGCTGCAGGCCGCGGCCCGGCTGCAGCGCACGATCCAGGTGCTGTTCCGCGTCTCGCAACTGCTGGGCGTGATCTACGGCGCGATGACGCTGGGCTACATCGCCCTGGCGCCGGAGGCAGCACTGCACGACGTGCCCGGCGTGATGCGCTTGAGCGGCCTGGAATGGGCGGTATTCACGCCGGTGCTGGGCAGCAGCATCCTGCTCTCCGGTATCGCCATCGTGATGCTGCTGGCGGTGAGCGACGACCCGGCGGAATGCGGGCGCCTGCGCGCCCTGGTGCTGTCCACGCCCTTCCTGCTGAGCGGCCTGGCACTGGCCGAGCGCTTCGTGCCGATCTCCATCGCGGTGGGCCTGCTGATCTTCCTCGGCGGCTCGGTGCGTTATTACATCGTCCTGGCGCAGCGCGGCCAGTTCATGAGCCAGTTCCTGTCGCCGCAGGTGGCGCGCATGGTCAACCTGCAGGGCATGGGGCAGGCGATGCGGCGCGAGCGGCGCCAGATCAGCGTGGTGGTCTGCGACCTGCGCGGCTTCACGCGCTTCGCCGCCGAGCGTGTTTCCGACGAGGTCATGGATCTGCTGCAGCGTTTCTACCAGGTGGCGGGCGAAGTGGCCGCGCGCCACGGCGGCACGGTGAAGGACCATGCCGGTGACGGCCTGCTGATCCTGGTCGGTGCGCCCCTGCCGGTACAGGACCATGCACAGGCTGCGGCACGCCTGGCACTGGAACTGATGCGCGAGACGCTGCCGCTGATGCGGCGCGAGGGCGAACTGGGCCTGGGCATCGGCATTGCCACCGGGCACCTGACGGTGGGCGCGATCCAGGGCGCGGGACGGCTGGAGTATGTGGCGGTGGGCAACGCCGTGAACCTGGCGGCGCGGCTGTGCCAGCGCGCCGAGTCCGGCGAAGTGCTTTGCGACCACCGGACGCAGGAGGCGCTGATCGACCTGCCGGGCCTGGCGGCGCTGACGCGCGAGCCGGAGCAGTTCAAGGGTTTCGACACGCCGCTGCCGGTATACGCCCTGGCCGCGTCCTGA
- a CDS encoding nuclear transport factor 2 family protein: protein MTLSLQQLSDRIELQDLVTEYANALDAREFERMDRVFLPDAYIDYRAMGGIDGPYPKVKAWLPEALKHFPSFMHFVGNFHFEIKGDEATGRIACFNPMVVPKPDGGTETMFLGLWYIDRYRRTAEGWRIVERSEQHCYDHGMPDWMKKALKMA, encoded by the coding sequence GTGACGCTCTCCCTGCAGCAGTTGTCCGACCGGATCGAGCTGCAGGATCTGGTCACCGAGTACGCCAACGCGCTCGACGCCCGCGAGTTCGAGCGCATGGACCGCGTGTTCCTGCCGGACGCCTACATCGACTACCGCGCCATGGGCGGCATCGACGGCCCCTACCCCAAGGTCAAGGCCTGGCTGCCGGAGGCGCTGAAGCACTTCCCGTCGTTCATGCACTTCGTCGGCAACTTCCACTTCGAGATCAAGGGCGACGAGGCCACCGGCCGCATCGCCTGCTTCAACCCGATGGTGGTGCCCAAGCCGGACGGTGGCACCGAAACCATGTTCCTGGGCCTGTGGTACATCGACCGCTACCGCCGCACCGCCGAAGGCTGGCGCATCGTCGAGCGTTCGGAGCAGCACTGCTACGACCACGGCATGCCGGACTGGATGAAGAAAGCGCTGAAGATGGCTTGA
- a CDS encoding ion transporter yields MTQDSELPTPLQVARRIRPTDWIMLVLALLSIGLLSWETWGSVTEVQRQWILRTDYLICGLFATEFLWRWREEGWRRGYLGRNWYEILGMIPISSPALRGFRLFRVIRILILLGRFGIAADRALGDEFTYRLVNRFKKAIVDSISGAITVAVLNEVAEVLARGTYTENISRALEENQKELRAMILEKLREDKQTGRLRRLPFYDDIVESVIDAAMRVIEEVLKDPRTDELVADLLRENLTQLRAAIEQKEREGHSA; encoded by the coding sequence ATGACCCAAGACTCCGAACTGCCCACCCCGCTCCAAGTCGCCCGCCGCATCCGTCCGACCGACTGGATCATGCTGGTGCTGGCCCTGCTGTCGATCGGCCTGCTCAGCTGGGAAACCTGGGGCTCGGTCACCGAGGTGCAGCGGCAATGGATCCTGCGCACCGACTACCTGATCTGCGGCCTGTTCGCCACCGAGTTCCTGTGGCGCTGGCGCGAGGAAGGCTGGCGCCGCGGCTACCTGGGCCGCAACTGGTACGAGATCCTGGGCATGATCCCGATCTCCTCGCCGGCGCTGCGCGGCTTCCGGCTGTTCCGCGTGATCCGCATCCTGATCCTGCTGGGGCGCTTCGGCATCGCCGCCGACCGCGCGCTGGGCGACGAATTCACCTACCGCCTGGTCAACCGTTTCAAGAAGGCCATCGTCGACTCGATCAGCGGTGCCATCACCGTGGCGGTGCTCAACGAGGTGGCGGAGGTGCTGGCCCGCGGCACCTACACCGAGAACATCTCGCGCGCGCTGGAGGAAAACCAGAAGGAACTGCGCGCGATGATCCTGGAGAAGCTGCGCGAGGACAAGCAGACCGGGCGGCTGCGCAGGCTGCCGTTCTATGACGACATCGTCGAGAGCGTGATCGACGCGGCGATGCGGGTGATCGAGGAAGTGCTGAAGGATCCGCGCACCGACGAACTGGTGGCCGACCTGCTGCGCGAGAACCTGACGCAACTGCGCGCCGCGATAGAACAGAAGGAGCGCGAAGGGCACAGCGCCTGA
- a CDS encoding nuclear transport factor 2 family protein, which yields MTSETQMRQAMQAYIDAFNVSDPQAIADLYAEDATVEDPVGSPVKSGKPEILKFYKMAVATGAKLALAAPIRASHGNSAAMAFDVKLNMPEGKAHIQVIDVMTFNDAGKFSSMRAFWGKSDMVMTP from the coding sequence ATGACCAGCGAAACGCAGATGCGCCAGGCGATGCAAGCCTATATCGACGCCTTCAACGTCTCCGACCCCCAGGCGATCGCCGACCTCTATGCCGAGGACGCCACCGTCGAGGATCCGGTGGGTTCGCCGGTCAAGAGCGGCAAACCCGAGATCCTCAAGTTCTACAAGATGGCCGTCGCCACCGGCGCCAAGCTGGCCCTGGCCGCCCCGATCCGCGCCTCGCACGGCAACTCGGCCGCCATGGCCTTCGACGTGAAGCTGAACATGCCCGAGGGCAAGGCCCATATCCAGGTGATCGATGTCATGACGTTCAACGACGCCGGCAAGTTCAGCTCGATGCGCGCGTTCTGGGGCAAGAGCGACATGGTGATGACGCCGTGA